One Campylobacter sputorum genomic window, TTTAGGCATAAAAAAGATCGTAAAAACAAAAGCTATAAAAAAAGCAAATCCAGCTCTAACTGTAGTGTATTGGAATAAATTTATATTTAAAAATGTATATAAATAATAAAACATAATAACCTTTATTGATAAAAAGCTAAATTTTAGTATAATAATGCTAAAAAATAATTAAATTTTTATAGAGAAAAAAGCGATGAATCAAAAAACAATTTTAATAATAACAGATGGTATAGGGTTTAATCCTAAAAATAAATTTAATGCGTTTGCAAATGCTAAAAAACCTACTTATGATTATCTTTTTAAAAATGTGCCAAATTCTCTTTTAAAAACAAGTGGCAAGAGCGTAGGTCTTCCTGATGGACAGATGGGAAATAGCGAAGTAGGGCATATGACAATAGGAAGCGGTAGAGTTTTATATCAAAATTTAGTAAAGATAAATATGGCCATAGAAGATGGTTCGTTAAAACAAAATACTGCTTTAAATTTGATAGCAAAAAAATGCAAAAGAGTCCATATTATAGGTCTTTATAGTGATGGCGGGGTTCATAGTATGGATAATCATTTTGATGAAATAGCTAGTATTTATGAAAGTTTTGGACTTGAAGTATTGCAACATGCGATAACAGATGGTAGGGATGTCTCTCCAACAAGCGGTGCTAAATTTATAGAAAAACTAGAACAAAAGCAGACTAAAAATAAAAAAATAGCCACTATTTGCGGTAGGTTTTATGCAATGGATAGAGATAAAAGATGGGATAGAGTGCAAAAAGCCTATGAAAATATGATTTTTGTTAATAATCCTTTAAATTTATCGCCAAGTAAATATTTAGAAAAATCATATGAAAACAATATCACAGATGAGTTTATAGAGCCAGCAAGTTTTAATGGTTTTGACGGCATAAAAAAAGATGATGGAGTTGTTTTTATAAATTTTAGAAACGATAGAGCAAGGGAAATTTGTTCAGCCCTAGCTTGTGAAAATTTCAGTGAATTTAAAAGAGAATTTGTAGTTAAAAACTTAATAACTATGACAAATTACGATGATAGTTTTGATTTTAAGGTTATTTTTGATAAATATGATATCAAAGATACATTAAGTGAGATTATATCTCAAAATGGTCTTAGACAATTTCATTGCGCAGAAACAGAGAAATACGCACATGTAACATTCTTTTTTAATGGTGGAAAAGAAGATGTTTTGCCAAATGAAACTAGAATTTTAGTTCCTAGTCCAAAGGTTAAAACATATGATGAAATGCCACAAATGAGTGCATATGAAGTTTGTGATGCTACGCTAAAAGCTATAAAAGATGGATTTGATTTTATAGTTGTAAATTTTGCAAATGGTGATATGGTTGGTCATACTGGAAATTATGAAGCATCTATAAAAGCTGTTGAAGCTGTTGATGAGTGCCTAGGAAAGATAATTAAACTTGCAAAAGAACAAAATTATGCTTATGTGCAAATAAGTGATCATGGTAATTGTGAAGCTATAAAAGATGAAAATTTAAATACCCTTACAAACCATACAACTTTTGATGTATTTTGCTTCATTTTAGCAAATGGAGTAAAAACTATAAAAAACGGTGGCTTAAGTAATGTCGCGCCAAGTATTCTTAAAATAATGGGAATTACTTGCCCAAAAGTTATGGATGAGCCTCTTATATAGCCGGTAAAATAATGCCAAAATATATTAGTGCTTTAAGCGTTATTAAAGCACTAAGCCCAGCAAAAAATCCAGCTAACATATCATCACCCATTACGCCCAAACCGCCTTTTACTTCCCTATCTATGCGTCCTATAATAGATGGTTTATAAATATCAAAAAGTCTAAAATAAATAATACCAAGTATAAAACCAAACAAAGAAAGCCCGCACATTGATAAAGTTAGCCAAATACCTGCAACTTCATCTATAACTATACAAGAGTTATCATGAGAGTTTGTCTCTTTTTCGTATTCTTTTATCGGATTAATAGCAGCAACAAATACTAGAATAGACAAAAGAGCTAGTGTATTAGCACCTAAAAATTTAAGTATAAAATACGCTACCACGGCTCCAGCTATAGTTCCAAAGGTTCCTGGTGCAAAAGGTATTAAACCGGTATAAAAAAATGTAAGAAATAGTTTTCTCATATAATAATCCTTAATTCATTATTGGTGTTTGATAAAGCTTCATAAGTGCTATATAAAAATCTTTTTCATCGTGTTTTTCTAAAATACCTTTGTTTGCAAATAAATTATCATAAATTTTTTGTATATCTTTAAATCTATTTGGAAAAAGTTCACTTAGTATGAGTGCTGAAATGTCACTTCTCATAAGGATGGATGGTGGCATAATTCCATTATAAAGCAAATCTCTTAAAGTTTTTGTGCGATATTTTATATGATGATGAGCACCATGCGGACAACTTCTTGTGCTAACTAAGCATTTACATTCATTGCAATATACAAACTCTGGCATAACTATGATTTCTATATTTAATTCTTTTTTATATATGTCTAAGGCTGTATGTGGTGTATTGCCATCATAAAACATACCTATACCACCATGATTTTGTCCAACTACAAGTTTATTTGCACCAAAATTATGTGCTGCAATGCACTCTAATGCCGGATCTACATGATCTTTGAAAAAAAATGTATTTTCAAAAGCTACTATTTCTATTTTATCTACCGGTAGATATTTACTTGC contains:
- the gpmI gene encoding 2,3-bisphosphoglycerate-independent phosphoglycerate mutase; translation: MNQKTILIITDGIGFNPKNKFNAFANAKKPTYDYLFKNVPNSLLKTSGKSVGLPDGQMGNSEVGHMTIGSGRVLYQNLVKINMAIEDGSLKQNTALNLIAKKCKRVHIIGLYSDGGVHSMDNHFDEIASIYESFGLEVLQHAITDGRDVSPTSGAKFIEKLEQKQTKNKKIATICGRFYAMDRDKRWDRVQKAYENMIFVNNPLNLSPSKYLEKSYENNITDEFIEPASFNGFDGIKKDDGVVFINFRNDRAREICSALACENFSEFKREFVVKNLITMTNYDDSFDFKVIFDKYDIKDTLSEIISQNGLRQFHCAETEKYAHVTFFFNGGKEDVLPNETRILVPSPKVKTYDEMPQMSAYEVCDATLKAIKDGFDFIVVNFANGDMVGHTGNYEASIKAVEAVDECLGKIIKLAKEQNYAYVQISDHGNCEAIKDENLNTLTNHTTFDVFCFILANGVKTIKNGGLSNVAPSILKIMGITCPKVMDEPLI
- a CDS encoding phosphatidylglycerophosphatase A, coding for MRKLFLTFFYTGLIPFAPGTFGTIAGAVVAYFILKFLGANTLALLSILVFVAAINPIKEYEKETNSHDNSCIVIDEVAGIWLTLSMCGLSLFGFILGIIYFRLFDIYKPSIIGRIDREVKGGLGVMGDDMLAGFFAGLSALITLKALIYFGIILPAI